One part of the Candidatus Kouleothrix ribensis genome encodes these proteins:
- a CDS encoding MBL fold metallo-hydrolase yields the protein MNIHQPTSRVVCHILDTGHCLAHESMMLRGGGRQLVECHALVALIEHPRHGWGLWDTGYAPRMEQATARWPYTLYRRATPLRLRPELAVAAQLPRWGLAPHDIRWVILSHLHADHIAGLLDFPGARIILTAQAYTGVAGRRGLRALARAFIPSLLPADMAERASLISTFDDPPLPALGPTHDLFGDGALRLVQLPGHARGQVGLLAQTAERRVLFAADGAWLTRAIDERRPPHPLTYLLVDDGRAVRSTIERLHAFARQHPDVAIIPTHCPAAYAREVAGAR from the coding sequence ATGAACATACACCAGCCAACCAGCCGGGTCGTCTGCCACATCCTCGACACCGGCCACTGCCTGGCGCACGAGTCGATGATGCTGCGCGGCGGCGGCCGCCAGCTGGTCGAGTGCCACGCGCTGGTGGCGCTGATCGAGCACCCGCGCCACGGCTGGGGCCTGTGGGACACCGGCTACGCGCCGCGGATGGAGCAGGCGACCGCGCGCTGGCCCTACACGCTGTACCGGCGCGCCACGCCGCTGCGGCTGCGGCCCGAGCTGGCGGTAGCCGCGCAGCTGCCGCGCTGGGGCCTGGCGCCGCACGACATTCGCTGGGTCATTCTGTCGCATCTGCACGCCGACCATATCGCCGGCCTGCTCGATTTCCCCGGCGCGCGGATCATCCTGACGGCCCAGGCCTACACCGGCGTGGCTGGGCGGCGCGGCCTGCGGGCGCTGGCGCGCGCATTCATCCCCAGCCTGCTGCCCGCCGACATGGCCGAGCGTGCCAGCTTGATCAGCACATTCGACGACCCGCCGCTGCCGGCCCTCGGCCCAACCCACGACCTGTTCGGCGACGGCGCGCTGCGGCTGGTGCAGCTGCCGGGCCACGCGCGCGGCCAGGTCGGGCTGCTGGCCCAAACGGCCGAGCGCCGCGTGTTGTTCGCCGCCGACGGCGCCTGGCTGACGCGCGCGATCGACGAGCGGCGCCCGCCGCACCCGCTGACCTACCTGCTGGTCGACGACGGCCGGGCCGTGCGCTCGACGATCGAGCGGCTGCACGCATTCGCTCGGCAGCACCCCGATGTGGCGATCATCCCGACCCACTGCCCGGCAGCGTACGCGCGCGAGGTTGCCGGCGCGCGCTAG
- a CDS encoding DUF4118 domain-containing protein gives MSQTKHYALAVLLSIMITSLLLLVDPALEVATIVMAYLLGVLVIATSTGLGPGILTSLLGFLAFNFFFVAPRYSFHVADPQNLLHLSTFLTVAIVASTLAARARSAADHAQRRATELAALYQLSQTISAQVDLGQILPVIATTTRRLLNVPACWISLYNPSGQLVERASTGTADPGCRSIQVPIRDGPAVLGVLRVIERAPGAGLSDEQRQLLDTLAAQARLAIDRARLVEQTTHNQVLSESDRLKSALLASVTHDLRTPLAIVKGATSTLLADDVAWDAATQRGLTRTIDQEIDHLNRIVGNLLDMSRVEAGALPAERDWHDLAEVLGAALEHLEARLAERRLCVEISPDLPLVLINPTLIELVLANLLENAVKYSAPGTAITIGVRCDGPAEAPIVVVSVRDQGRGLSPGDLARVFEKFYRGPVSAGQAAGVGLGLAICKGILEAHGGRIWAENGGDGGAVFSFSIPHTAAPAR, from the coding sequence GTGTCGCAGACCAAACACTACGCCCTGGCGGTGCTCCTCTCGATCATGATCACCAGCCTGCTGCTGCTAGTCGATCCGGCGCTTGAGGTTGCGACGATCGTGATGGCCTACCTGCTGGGCGTGCTGGTGATTGCCACCAGCACGGGGCTTGGCCCAGGCATTCTAACCTCGCTACTGGGCTTTCTGGCGTTCAACTTCTTCTTCGTGGCGCCGCGCTACAGCTTTCACGTGGCCGACCCGCAGAATCTGCTGCATCTCAGCACCTTCCTGACCGTCGCGATCGTGGCGAGCACGCTGGCGGCGCGCGCCCGTAGCGCCGCCGACCACGCGCAGCGCCGCGCGACCGAGCTGGCCGCGCTCTATCAGCTCAGCCAGACGATCAGCGCGCAGGTTGATCTCGGCCAGATCCTGCCGGTGATTGCCACGACCACGCGCCGGCTGCTGAATGTGCCGGCCTGCTGGATCTCGCTGTATAATCCGTCGGGCCAGCTGGTCGAGCGCGCCAGCACTGGCACGGCCGACCCTGGCTGCCGCAGCATCCAGGTGCCGATCCGCGATGGCCCGGCCGTGCTGGGTGTGTTGCGTGTGATCGAGCGCGCGCCCGGCGCCGGCCTGAGCGACGAGCAGCGCCAGCTGCTCGACACGCTGGCGGCCCAGGCCCGGCTGGCAATCGATCGGGCGCGACTGGTCGAGCAGACCACCCACAACCAGGTGCTGAGCGAGTCCGATCGGCTCAAGTCGGCGCTGCTGGCGTCGGTGACGCACGACCTGCGCACGCCGCTGGCGATCGTCAAGGGCGCTACCTCGACGCTGCTGGCCGACGATGTCGCCTGGGATGCGGCAACTCAGCGCGGGCTGACTCGCACGATCGACCAGGAGATCGACCACCTGAACCGGATCGTCGGCAACCTGCTCGATATGTCGCGGGTCGAGGCGGGCGCGCTGCCGGCCGAGCGCGACTGGCACGACCTGGCCGAGGTGCTGGGCGCGGCGCTCGAGCACCTCGAGGCGCGGCTGGCTGAGCGCCGGCTATGCGTCGAGATCAGCCCGGATCTGCCGCTGGTGCTGATCAACCCGACATTGATCGAGCTGGTGCTGGCCAACCTGCTTGAAAATGCCGTCAAGTATAGCGCGCCGGGCACTGCGATTACGATCGGGGTGCGCTGCGACGGCCCGGCCGAGGCGCCGATCGTGGTGGTGAGTGTGCGCGACCAGGGGCGGGGCCTGTCGCCAGGCGACCTCGCGCGCGTGTTCGAGAAATTCTACCGCGGCCCGGTCAGCGCCGGCCAGGCTGCCGGCGTCGGGCTGGGCCTGGCGATCTGCAAGGGCATTCTCGAGGCGCATGGCGGGCGGATCTGGGCCGAGAATGGCGGAGACGGCGGCGCCGTGTTCTCGTTCAGCATCCCGCACACGGCCGCGCCCGCCCGGTAA
- a CDS encoding NAD-dependent epimerase/dehydratase family protein, with translation MRVLVTGGTGFVGQHLARALLARGHRVAVLGRDPGRAGALLAAGARGIAADLRDRAAIVAACAGIDAVYHAGALSAPWGRRADFQAINVGGTAHVIAGCERHHVGRLVFVSSPSVLFNGRDQQLLTDAAPYPQHFASIYSASKKHAEDCVNAAIGRGLPALIVRPKAVFGPGDTSLLPRLVQAARQGRLPQIGDGRNLVDLTYIDNVVQALVLALDAPAALGHTYTITNDEHVPLWGVIRAVLRALGIAANLRRLPVQAALLLARLMQARAHLTGREPLLTTYTVATLARTQTYDIAATRRDLGYTPAVSVADGIRTTLAALAGPPAQAALTATP, from the coding sequence ATGCGGGTTCTAGTGACAGGCGGCACTGGCTTTGTGGGGCAGCACCTGGCGCGCGCACTGCTGGCGCGCGGCCACCGCGTGGCCGTGCTGGGCCGCGATCCCGGCCGGGCCGGCGCACTGCTGGCGGCCGGCGCGCGCGGCATAGCGGCCGACCTGCGCGACCGCGCGGCGATCGTGGCGGCCTGCGCGGGCATAGACGCGGTGTACCACGCCGGCGCGCTCTCGGCGCCGTGGGGCCGCCGGGCCGACTTTCAGGCGATCAATGTCGGCGGCACCGCGCACGTGATTGCCGGCTGCGAGCGCCACCACGTCGGCCGGCTGGTGTTCGTCTCGTCGCCAAGCGTGCTGTTCAACGGGCGCGACCAGCAGCTGCTGACTGATGCGGCGCCCTACCCGCAGCACTTCGCCTCGATCTATTCGGCCAGCAAGAAGCACGCCGAAGATTGCGTAAACGCCGCGATCGGGCGCGGGCTGCCGGCGCTGATCGTGCGGCCCAAGGCCGTATTCGGGCCGGGCGACACCTCGCTGCTGCCCAGGCTGGTGCAGGCCGCGCGCCAGGGCCGGCTGCCGCAGATCGGCGACGGCCGCAACCTGGTCGACCTGACCTATATCGATAATGTGGTGCAGGCGCTGGTGCTGGCGCTCGACGCGCCGGCCGCGCTGGGCCACACCTACACGATCACCAACGACGAGCATGTGCCGCTGTGGGGCGTGATCCGCGCGGTGCTGCGCGCGCTGGGCATCGCGGCCAACCTGCGGCGCCTGCCGGTGCAGGCCGCGCTGCTGCTGGCCCGCCTGATGCAGGCGCGCGCGCACCTGACCGGCCGCGAGCCGCTGCTCACCACCTACACCGTGGCCACGCTGGCACGCACCCAGACGTACGACATCGCCGCGACGCGCCGCGACCTGGGCTACACCCCGGCCGTGTCGGTGGCCGACGGCATTCGCACAACGCTGGCCGCACTCGCGGGGCCGCCCGCACAAGCAGCGCTCACGGCAACGCCATGA
- a CDS encoding NAD(P)/FAD-dependent oxidoreductase — protein MQPSSGTDTHVAIIGSGFGGLGAAIRLKRAGLDDFVVLERAGAVGGVWRDNHYPGAACDVPSQLYSFSFAPNPAWSHSYSAQPEIWAYLQRCADDFGIRPHIRLNHAVHSASWDAGAGRWRLATAGGHYSATVLILAVGALSAPAIPQLPGSERFAGAAFHSAGWDHSFDLAGKRVAVIGTGASAIQFVPHIQPLVERLYLFQRTPPWVLPRLDRPIGAGTQRLFRSMPLAQRARRAWLYARLELNGIGFRHPRLMAYAERSARAHLAAAVADPLLRARLTPSYTIGCKRILISDDYYPAVVQPNVELIDTGIAEVQAHAIVGGDGATRPIDAMIYGTGFHVTDFPFGKCVRGRTGQTLAEQWGDSPRAHLGTSVAGFPNLFILQGPHTGLGHTSVLLMIEAQIDHILGALRYMARHGLGTIEPRAEAQAAFVAAVDQQMRGTVWVTGGCASWYLDRSGHNSTIWPGTTYQFRRRVARFNPREYHTGAPNAQHGPAGRDHRRRLRV, from the coding sequence ATGCAGCCATCCAGCGGCACCGATACGCATGTCGCGATCATCGGCAGCGGCTTCGGCGGGCTAGGCGCGGCCATTCGCCTGAAGCGCGCCGGCCTCGACGACTTTGTAGTGCTCGAGCGCGCCGGCGCGGTGGGCGGCGTATGGCGCGACAACCACTACCCCGGCGCGGCCTGCGACGTGCCCTCGCAGCTGTACTCGTTCTCGTTCGCGCCGAACCCGGCCTGGAGCCATAGCTACTCGGCCCAGCCCGAGATCTGGGCCTACCTGCAGCGCTGCGCCGACGACTTCGGCATCCGCCCGCACATCCGCCTCAACCACGCGGTACACTCGGCCAGCTGGGATGCCGGCGCAGGCCGCTGGCGGCTGGCGACCGCCGGGGGCCACTACAGCGCAACCGTGCTAATCCTGGCGGTTGGCGCGCTCTCGGCACCGGCCATCCCACAGCTACCCGGCAGCGAGCGCTTCGCAGGGGCCGCATTTCACTCGGCCGGCTGGGATCACAGCTTCGACCTGGCCGGCAAGCGCGTCGCCGTGATCGGCACCGGCGCGTCGGCCATCCAGTTCGTGCCGCACATCCAGCCGCTGGTCGAGCGGCTGTACCTGTTCCAGCGCACGCCGCCATGGGTGCTGCCGCGGCTCGACCGGCCGATCGGCGCGGGAACGCAGCGGCTGTTTCGCTCGATGCCACTCGCGCAGCGCGCACGGCGGGCCTGGCTGTATGCCAGGCTCGAGCTCAACGGCATCGGCTTCCGGCACCCGCGGCTCATGGCCTACGCCGAGCGCAGCGCGCGCGCCCACCTCGCGGCGGCGGTGGCCGACCCGCTGCTGCGCGCCCGGCTGACGCCCAGCTACACGATCGGCTGCAAACGCATCCTGATCTCCGACGACTACTACCCGGCGGTGGTGCAGCCGAATGTCGAGCTGATCGACACCGGCATCGCCGAGGTGCAGGCGCATGCGATCGTCGGCGGCGATGGCGCCACACGCCCGATCGACGCAATGATCTACGGCACCGGCTTCCACGTCACCGACTTCCCATTCGGCAAGTGTGTGCGTGGCCGCACCGGCCAGACCCTGGCCGAGCAGTGGGGTGACAGCCCGCGCGCGCACCTGGGCACCAGCGTGGCCGGCTTCCCAAACCTGTTCATCCTGCAGGGGCCGCACACCGGGCTGGGCCACACCTCGGTGCTCCTCATGATCGAAGCTCAGATCGATCACATCCTGGGCGCGCTGCGCTACATGGCCCGGCACGGCCTCGGCACGATCGAGCCGCGCGCCGAGGCCCAGGCCGCATTTGTCGCCGCTGTCGACCAACAGATGCGCGGGACAGTCTGGGTAACCGGCGGCTGCGCGAGCTGGTACCTCGACCGATCCGGCCACAACTCGACGATCTGGCCGGGCACGACCTACCAGTTTCGCCGGCGGGTCGCGCGCTTCAACCCGCGCGAATACCACACTGGCGCGCCGAACGCGCAGCATGGCCCGGCCGGCCGCGACCACCGGCGCCGACTGCGTGTATAA
- a CDS encoding M20/M25/M40 family metallo-hydrolase has protein sequence MDPLTRLLADLVAIDSVNPELVPGGAGEYAIATFIADWLGAAGLEVHLDQVQPGRPNVVARARGSGGGRTLLLNGHIDTVGVAGMAAPHRPVLAGGRLYGRGAYDMKCGVAACMLAIAEARDLRGDVIFTAVIDEEYAGRGTLDAAARYHADAAIVAEPTEYALVVAHKGFVWLELETQGAAAHGSIPGAVDAITNMGQLLVELGALNARLLAGPADPLLGTGSIHASLISGGQELSSYPQRCILAVERRTLPGETPAQAEGELRAIVERCAAADPQLRAVVRRGVDRPPMQTSADAPIPALIRRHAAALLGRPIAVSGVPYWTDAASLAAAGIPTVLFGPCGAGAHATEEWVDLESVRQCAAIYGRVIADFCGAPS, from the coding sequence ATGGATCCGCTCACACGCCTGCTGGCCGACCTGGTGGCGATCGACTCGGTCAACCCCGAGCTGGTGCCAGGCGGCGCGGGCGAATATGCAATCGCCACATTCATCGCCGATTGGCTCGGCGCGGCCGGCCTCGAGGTGCATCTCGACCAGGTGCAGCCCGGCCGGCCAAACGTGGTGGCGCGCGCACGCGGCAGCGGCGGCGGCCGCACACTGCTGCTCAACGGCCACATCGACACCGTCGGCGTCGCGGGCATGGCCGCGCCACACCGGCCGGTTCTCGCGGGTGGCCGCCTGTACGGCCGCGGCGCCTACGACATGAAGTGCGGCGTGGCGGCGTGCATGCTGGCAATCGCCGAGGCGCGCGATCTGCGCGGCGACGTGATCTTCACGGCGGTGATCGACGAAGAGTACGCCGGGCGCGGCACGCTCGACGCCGCCGCGCGCTACCACGCCGACGCCGCGATTGTCGCCGAGCCGACCGAGTATGCGCTGGTGGTGGCGCACAAGGGCTTCGTGTGGCTCGAGCTCGAAACGCAGGGCGCGGCGGCGCACGGCTCGATCCCCGGCGCGGTCGATGCGATCACCAACATGGGCCAGCTGCTGGTCGAGCTTGGCGCGCTGAACGCACGCCTGCTGGCCGGCCCGGCCGACCCGCTGCTCGGCACCGGGTCGATCCACGCCTCGCTGATCAGCGGCGGGCAGGAGCTGTCGTCGTACCCCCAGCGCTGCATACTGGCGGTCGAGCGCCGCACCCTGCCTGGCGAGACGCCTGCGCAGGCCGAGGGCGAGCTGCGCGCGATCGTCGAGCGCTGCGCCGCCGCCGACCCGCAGCTGCGCGCCGTGGTGCGCCGTGGCGTCGACCGGCCACCCATGCAGACGAGCGCCGACGCGCCGATTCCGGCGCTCATCCGCCGCCATGCTGCTGCGCTGCTCGGCCGGCCGATCGCGGTGAGCGGCGTACCCTACTGGACCGACGCGGCCTCGCTGGCGGCGGCCGGCATCCCGACCGTGCTGTTCGGCCCCTGCGGCGCCGGCGCGCACGCAACCGAGGAGTGGGTCGATCTGGAGAGTGTGCGCCAGTGCGCGGCGATCTACGGCCGCGTGATCGCCGACTTCTGCGGCGCGCCGAGCTAG